The following are encoded in a window of Novosphingobium sp. THN1 genomic DNA:
- a CDS encoding multidrug effflux MFS transporter, whose translation MPTNDSNTLRAPRTMGERETIAMMALVMAMQALAVDAMLPALGDIATDLGVADPNRRQLVVGTFLLASGFASLVPGSLADRYGRRPVLLTCMVIYILFSLACALVTSFDGMLAMRVGQAIGCGGLAVLPGAIIRDRFSGDQMAKQMSIISVIFMVVPMLAPSIGQVVLLFAGWRWIFVLLAVLAMGMATWLYIRLPETLHPEYRQPIRPMTIAKNMAGAATNRSAIGYVLGGSLTFGAMIGYVNSSQQLVGEHFGAGKMFPVLFGFSALMMACASFSNSRIVERFGARRVSHTAVIAFILVSALQTYSSSLEGQTLWQFMPLMITNMILIGFIGANFGSIALQPFERTAGSANSMHAFLRMVVGSVIGIFVGQAYDGTAHPLALALLTAGVLSLLLVLFSERGKLFRRLHPPGTPRPIVLEH comes from the coding sequence ATGCCCACTAACGATTCCAATACCCTGCGCGCGCCGCGCACGATGGGCGAGCGTGAGACCATCGCGATGATGGCGCTCGTCATGGCGATGCAGGCGCTCGCCGTCGACGCCATGCTGCCTGCGCTTGGCGACATTGCGACGGATCTTGGCGTTGCCGATCCCAACCGCCGCCAGCTTGTGGTCGGCACGTTCCTGCTCGCCTCGGGCTTTGCCTCGCTGGTGCCCGGATCGCTGGCAGACCGCTATGGCCGCCGCCCGGTCCTGCTGACCTGCATGGTGATCTACATCCTGTTCTCGCTGGCCTGCGCGCTTGTCACGTCATTCGACGGCATGCTGGCGATGCGCGTGGGGCAAGCGATCGGCTGCGGCGGGCTTGCCGTTCTGCCGGGCGCAATCATCCGCGATCGCTTTTCCGGCGACCAGATGGCCAAGCAGATGTCGATCATCTCGGTCATCTTCATGGTCGTGCCGATGCTTGCGCCAAGCATCGGGCAGGTCGTGCTGCTGTTTGCCGGTTGGCGCTGGATCTTCGTGCTGCTGGCGGTTCTTGCCATGGGCATGGCGACATGGCTTTACATCCGCCTTCCGGAAACACTGCACCCCGAATATCGCCAGCCGATCCGCCCGATGACGATTGCGAAGAACATGGCCGGTGCCGCCACGAACCGCTCGGCCATCGGCTACGTGCTGGGCGGTTCGCTCACCTTCGGGGCGATGATCGGCTACGTGAACTCGTCGCAGCAGCTGGTCGGCGAACACTTCGGCGCGGGCAAGATGTTCCCGGTGCTATTCGGCTTCTCCGCGCTGATGATGGCCTGCGCCAGCTTCTCCAACTCGCGCATCGTCGAGCGCTTCGGGGCGCGCCGCGTTTCGCACACGGCGGTGATCGCGTTCATCCTCGTCAGCGCGTTGCAGACTTACTCCTCAAGTCTGGAAGGGCAGACGCTGTGGCAGTTCATGCCGCTGATGATCACCAACATGATCCTCATCGGCTTCATCGGCGCGAACTTCGGCTCGATCGCGCTGCAGCCGTTCGAACGGACGGCAGGCAGTGCAAATTCGATGCATGCCTTCCTGCGCATGGTGGTCGGTTCAGTCATCGGCATCTTCGTCGGCCAAGCCTATGACGGCACGGCCCACCCCCTTGCTCTGGCGCTGCTGACGGCGGGCGTGCTCAGCCTGCTGCTGGTGCTGTTCAGCGAGAGGGGCAAGCTGTTCCGCCGCCTTCATCCCCCGGGCACACCGCGCCCGATCGTGCTGGAGCACTAG
- a CDS encoding fumarylacetoacetate hydrolase family protein, with product MRLATIDNGTRDGRLIVVSQQGDAFAYAPATTLQELVEGWEALAPALQAIAEFPETLGEAKLLAPLPRAWQWLDGSAFQSHGDLMDAVLGITKPKTDVPLMYQGMSDTFMATGTEARFPSTDLGIDFEGEFGVIVDAVPMGTSAAEAMKHIRLVVQINDWSLRTLAGPEMKTGFGWVGAKPACAMAPFAVTPDDLGDAWKDGRVCLDLLVDWNDKRFGAANGHAMGYGFHELVAHAARTRDLVAGTVIGSGTVSNANFREIGSSCIAERRGIEVLDEGEPKTAFMAFGDTVRMEAVDASGRAPFGVLRQRVVQA from the coding sequence ATGCGCCTTGCCACAATCGACAACGGTACTCGTGACGGGCGGCTGATCGTCGTCTCGCAACAGGGCGATGCCTTCGCCTATGCTCCCGCTACCACCTTGCAGGAACTGGTCGAGGGCTGGGAAGCACTCGCTCCGGCATTGCAGGCCATCGCAGAGTTTCCCGAAACACTGGGCGAGGCCAAGCTCCTCGCGCCGCTGCCGCGTGCGTGGCAGTGGCTCGATGGTTCGGCGTTCCAGAGCCACGGCGACCTGATGGACGCGGTGCTCGGCATCACCAAGCCCAAGACCGACGTGCCGCTGATGTACCAGGGCATGTCCGATACCTTCATGGCCACCGGCACGGAAGCGCGCTTCCCGTCTACCGACCTCGGCATCGATTTCGAGGGCGAGTTCGGCGTGATCGTCGATGCAGTGCCAATGGGCACGAGTGCTGCCGAAGCGATGAAGCACATCCGCCTTGTCGTGCAGATCAACGACTGGTCGCTGCGCACGCTCGCCGGGCCGGAAATGAAGACCGGCTTCGGCTGGGTCGGCGCCAAGCCGGCCTGCGCGATGGCGCCTTTTGCCGTGACGCCCGATGACCTCGGCGATGCATGGAAGGACGGGCGTGTCTGCCTCGACCTGCTGGTTGACTGGAACGACAAGCGCTTCGGCGCGGCCAATGGCCACGCCATGGGCTATGGCTTCCATGAACTCGTCGCCCACGCGGCGCGCACGCGCGATCTGGTGGCGGGCACGGTGATCGGATCGGGCACGGTCTCCAACGCAAACTTCCGCGAGATCGGCTCGTCCTGCATTGCCGAGCGGCGCGGGATCGAAGTGCTGGACGAGGGCGAACCGAAGACCGCATTCATGGCCTTTGGCGATACCGTGCGGATGGAAGCGGTCGACGCTTCGGGCCGCGCCCCGTTTGGCGTCCTGCGCCAAAGGGTCGTGCAAGCCTGA
- the dinB gene encoding DNA polymerase IV encodes MKLARDHDEPDRQAIALRKIIHVDMDAFFASVEQRDDPSIRGLPVAVGGSSGRGVVAAASYEARKFGVRSAMPSARAVQLCPDLIFRKPRFDVYKAVSQQIRSVFLHFTPHVEPLSLDEAYLDVTDDVRGIGSATRIAELIRQRIKAETGLTASAGVSYNKFLAKLASDQNKPDGLCVIRPGEGAQFVGSLPVRRFHGIGPRGAEKMAKLGIETGADLRAKDLAFLRANFGSSADYLYRAARGIDLRQVKADRPRKSVGGERTFERDISSGPALRETLERIIEIVWERITRSGATGRTITLKMKFNDFTPCTRARSLPRPIAGKAEFSALARDLLDAQLPLPKPIRLMGLTLSALEGEEAEEGGAGAAPPVLQAELPF; translated from the coding sequence ATGAAACTTGCGCGAGACCATGACGAGCCTGACCGTCAGGCGATTGCCTTGCGCAAGATCATCCACGTCGACATGGACGCCTTCTTCGCCAGCGTCGAGCAGCGCGATGATCCCTCGATCCGGGGGCTGCCCGTGGCCGTCGGCGGATCGTCCGGGCGAGGCGTGGTGGCGGCAGCAAGCTACGAAGCGCGCAAGTTCGGGGTGCGCTCGGCCATGCCGTCGGCGCGGGCAGTGCAACTGTGTCCGGACCTGATCTTCAGGAAGCCGCGTTTCGATGTCTACAAGGCGGTGTCACAGCAGATCCGCAGCGTTTTCCTGCACTTCACGCCGCACGTGGAGCCGCTATCGCTGGACGAGGCCTACCTTGACGTGACCGACGACGTGCGCGGGATCGGGTCCGCCACGCGCATCGCCGAATTGATCCGCCAGCGCATAAAGGCCGAGACCGGGCTGACGGCCAGCGCCGGGGTGTCCTACAACAAGTTCCTCGCCAAGCTGGCCAGCGACCAGAACAAGCCCGATGGCCTGTGCGTGATCCGCCCCGGCGAGGGGGCGCAGTTCGTGGGCTCGCTGCCAGTGCGGCGATTTCACGGCATCGGGCCGCGCGGCGCGGAGAAGATGGCGAAGTTGGGGATCGAGACGGGGGCTGACCTGCGCGCCAAGGACCTCGCCTTCCTGCGCGCCAACTTCGGCAGTTCGGCGGACTATCTCTATCGCGCGGCGCGGGGGATCGACCTCAGGCAGGTGAAGGCGGACCGACCGCGCAAGTCGGTCGGCGGCGAGCGGACGTTCGAGCGCGATATCTCATCCGGCCCCGCACTGCGCGAGACCCTCGAGCGGATCATCGAGATCGTTTGGGAGCGGATTACGCGCAGCGGAGCGACCGGGCGGACGATCACGCTGAAGATGAAGTTCAATGATTTCACGCCCTGTACGCGGGCCAGGTCCCTGCCACGCCCGATCGCCGGAAAGGCAGAGTTCTCAGCCCTCGCCCGCGATCTGCTCGATGCGCAACTGCCCCTGCCCAAGCCGATCCGGCTGATGGGCCTCACGCTTTCGGCACTGGAGGGTGAAGAGGCCGAGGAAGGCGGTGCAGGCGCTGCGCCCCCGGTGCTTCAGGCCGAACTGCCGTTCTGA
- a CDS encoding acyl-CoA synthetase — protein MHFHPKYHAARNPDRAAVIMGGSGEVVTYAQLEAKSNQFAQLLRSRGLQIGDTIALCLENRADFFALAWGAQRAGLVYVAVSCRLAAPEIAYIAHDSGTRLLIGSAYTAPVLDEVAKLAPDVPQLRFDTQGPLSLDAALAAQPATPIADERAGCDMLYSSGTTGKPKGVRIPLPEDPEIGAVNSLIGIASQAFGITGDAVYLSPAPLYHAAPLRWSMTIHRMGGTVVAMEKFDPEHALELIEKYKVTDSQWVPTHFVRMLKLPEDVRTKYDTSSLKCAIHAAAPCPVPVKQAMIEWWGPALREYYAGTEGNGFTFIASEEWLQRPGSVGRALLGTIRICNEEGDEVPPRTEGQVFFEGGSPFSYHNDPDKTRDATNKHGWTSLGDVGWVDEDGYLFLTDRKSFMIISGGVNIYPQEIENLLVTHPKVADVAVIGAPDPDMGEKVVAIVQPRDMAEAGPALAAELTEWLNPQLSRVKMPRQIDFREELPREPTGKLFKRLLRDEYKQAWEAAQTATV, from the coding sequence GTGCATTTCCACCCCAAGTATCATGCCGCCCGCAATCCCGATCGCGCCGCCGTGATCATGGGTGGCAGCGGCGAAGTGGTCACTTATGCGCAGCTGGAAGCCAAATCGAACCAGTTCGCGCAGCTGTTGCGCTCGCGCGGGCTCCAGATCGGCGATACTATTGCGCTGTGCCTGGAAAATCGTGCCGATTTCTTCGCGCTGGCCTGGGGGGCGCAGCGGGCTGGCCTTGTCTACGTCGCAGTCTCGTGCCGCCTCGCCGCGCCCGAGATTGCCTATATCGCGCACGATAGCGGCACCCGCCTCCTGATCGGTTCGGCCTATACCGCGCCGGTGCTTGACGAAGTGGCGAAGCTTGCCCCTGACGTGCCGCAACTGCGCTTCGATACGCAAGGCCCGCTTTCGCTCGACGCCGCGCTCGCCGCACAGCCTGCCACCCCCATCGCTGACGAGCGCGCCGGGTGCGACATGCTCTATTCCTCGGGCACTACCGGCAAGCCCAAGGGCGTGCGCATTCCCCTGCCCGAGGACCCGGAGATCGGCGCGGTCAACTCGCTGATCGGGATTGCCAGCCAGGCCTTCGGCATTACCGGCGATGCCGTCTATCTCTCGCCCGCGCCGCTCTACCACGCTGCGCCGCTGCGCTGGTCGATGACCATCCACCGCATGGGCGGCACGGTCGTCGCGATGGAGAAGTTCGATCCGGAGCACGCGCTGGAACTGATCGAGAAGTACAAGGTCACCGACAGCCAGTGGGTGCCGACGCATTTCGTGCGCATGCTCAAGCTGCCCGAGGACGTCCGCACGAAGTACGATACCTCCAGCCTCAAGTGCGCGATCCATGCCGCTGCGCCCTGCCCGGTGCCGGTCAAGCAGGCGATGATCGAATGGTGGGGTCCGGCGTTGCGGGAATACTACGCGGGCACCGAAGGCAACGGTTTCACCTTCATCGCCAGCGAGGAATGGCTGCAACGCCCCGGCTCGGTCGGTCGTGCCCTGCTCGGCACGATCCGGATCTGCAACGAAGAGGGCGACGAGGTGCCGCCGCGCACCGAAGGCCAGGTATTCTTCGAAGGCGGCAGCCCGTTCAGCTACCACAACGATCCCGACAAGACGCGCGACGCCACCAACAAGCACGGCTGGACCAGCCTTGGCGACGTGGGCTGGGTTGACGAGGACGGCTACCTGTTCCTGACCGACCGCAAGAGCTTCATGATCATCTCGGGCGGCGTGAACATCTACCCGCAGGAGATCGAGAACCTGCTGGTCACGCACCCGAAGGTGGCCGACGTTGCCGTGATCGGCGCGCCCGATCCGGACATGGGCGAGAAAGTCGTCGCCATCGTGCAACCGCGAGACATGGCCGAGGCTGGCCCGGCGCTTGCGGCCGAGCTGACCGAGTGGCTCAATCCGCAGCTTTCGCGCGTGAAAATGCCTCGCCAGATCGACTTCCGCGAAGAGTTGCCGCGCGAACCTACCGGCAAGCTGTTCAAGCGCCTGCTGCGCGATGAGTACAAGCAGGCCTGGGAAGCCGCGCAAACGGCCACGGTCTGA
- a CDS encoding fasciclin domain-containing protein, translated as MVRHTMMGTVLAVALALAGCGKSDVPEAKGSGAVAEASSKDLFDALDDSSDLSESAKLVKAAGLEKTFEGVGSYTLFAPTNEAIAALPEADRKALESEDGKVQLLALVSQHLSPGYVARADLDQGIERANGTVRLASLGGQPLTLTRSGDTIRLGRGDDAPKLVGEPIVARNGVIYPIDRVLPAPQ; from the coding sequence ATGGTGCGCCATACAATGATGGGGACCGTGCTGGCGGTCGCACTCGCCCTTGCCGGGTGCGGAAAGAGCGACGTGCCCGAGGCCAAGGGCAGCGGGGCGGTTGCCGAGGCGTCGAGCAAGGACCTGTTCGACGCCTTGGACGACAGCAGTGATCTTTCGGAATCGGCCAAGCTGGTGAAGGCGGCGGGGCTTGAGAAGACGTTCGAAGGCGTCGGCAGCTACACCTTGTTTGCGCCGACCAACGAGGCGATCGCGGCCCTGCCCGAGGCCGACCGCAAGGCGCTGGAAAGCGAGGACGGCAAGGTGCAGCTCCTTGCGCTTGTGAGCCAGCACCTCTCTCCCGGCTACGTCGCGCGGGCCGATCTTGACCAGGGCATCGAGCGCGCCAACGGAACGGTGCGCCTTGCCAGCCTTGGCGGGCAGCCGCTCACGCTCACCCGCAGCGGCGATACCATCCGCCTTGGCAGAGGAGACGACGCGCCCAAGCTGGTGGGCGAGCCGATCGTCGCGCGCAACGGCGTGATCTATCCGATCGACCGCGTCCTGCCCGCGCCGCAGTAA
- a CDS encoding NUDIX domain-containing protein: MLHFLPGPLHRTVLRVAHAARLWYWRITRKRVRGCNVIAANAAGEVLLVRHSYHARDTWMLPGGGLGRNERPEATALRELFEETGCRLAAPRHLGTVLLDRKGWTNAIELVAGTTADLPAPDGREIAEARFFPATALPDNTVRSVREMIARWLADQNGSSA, translated from the coding sequence GTGCTGCACTTCCTTCCCGGCCCGCTCCATCGCACCGTGCTGCGTGTCGCCCATGCCGCGCGGCTGTGGTACTGGCGTATCACGCGCAAGCGGGTGCGTGGCTGCAACGTGATCGCGGCCAATGCTGCGGGCGAAGTGCTGCTTGTCCGTCACAGCTACCACGCGCGCGACACGTGGATGCTGCCCGGCGGCGGACTGGGGCGCAACGAGCGTCCGGAAGCGACCGCATTACGCGAACTGTTCGAGGAAACCGGCTGCCGCCTTGCAGCGCCGCGTCACCTCGGCACTGTCTTGCTGGACCGCAAGGGCTGGACCAACGCGATCGAACTGGTCGCGGGGACCACGGCAGACCTGCCCGCCCCAGATGGCCGCGAAATTGCCGAAGCGCGCTTTTTCCCGGCAACGGCGCTGCCCGACAACACTGTCCGCTCGGTGCGCGAGATGATTGCCCGCTGGCTGGCCGATCAGAACGGCAGTTCGGCCTGA
- a CDS encoding cytochrome P450, which produces MASVPVVPAEVGRAVIDPKSYGTWDPLLDQFDALRASAPVARVVAPEDEHEPFWLVSGFDEVMKVSKDNATFLNNPKSAVFTLRIGDMLARSITGGSPHLVDSLVAMDAPKHPKLRRLTQDWFMPKNLSKLDGEIRKIASESIDRMLAAGEEGDFIPLVAAPYPLHVVMQILGVPPEDEPKMLFLTQQMFGGQDEDLNKSGLKDLPPEQISQIVAGAVAEFERYFAGLAAERRQNPGEDVATVIANAVIDGEPMSDRDTAGYYIIVASAGHDTTSASSAGAVLALARDPDLFARAKADRSLLPSIVEEAIRWTTPVQHFMRTAARDTELGGQQIAQGDWLMLNYVAANHDPAQFPEPRKFDATRPANRHAAFGAGSHQCLGLHLARLEMRILLDVLLDRVESLELAGAPRRVNSTFVGGYKALPLRWKAA; this is translated from the coding sequence ATGGCAAGCGTTCCGGTGGTTCCGGCTGAAGTGGGCCGCGCCGTCATCGACCCCAAGTCCTACGGCACGTGGGACCCGCTGCTCGACCAGTTCGATGCCCTTCGCGCTTCGGCGCCGGTTGCCCGCGTCGTTGCGCCCGAGGACGAGCACGAGCCGTTCTGGCTGGTCTCGGGCTTTGACGAGGTGATGAAGGTCAGCAAGGACAACGCGACCTTCCTCAACAACCCGAAGTCCGCTGTTTTCACCCTGCGCATCGGCGACATGCTGGCCCGCTCGATCACCGGGGGCAGTCCGCATCTGGTGGATTCGCTGGTGGCCATGGATGCGCCCAAACACCCCAAGCTGCGCCGCCTGACGCAGGACTGGTTCATGCCCAAGAACCTGTCGAAACTGGATGGCGAGATCCGCAAGATCGCCAGTGAATCGATCGACCGGATGCTGGCGGCGGGCGAAGAGGGCGACTTCATCCCGCTCGTCGCCGCGCCCTATCCGCTCCATGTCGTCATGCAGATCCTCGGCGTGCCGCCAGAGGACGAGCCGAAGATGCTGTTCCTGACCCAGCAGATGTTCGGCGGGCAGGACGAGGACTTGAACAAGTCCGGACTCAAGGACTTGCCGCCCGAACAGATCAGCCAGATCGTCGCCGGCGCCGTGGCGGAATTCGAACGCTACTTCGCGGGGCTTGCCGCCGAGCGCCGCCAGAACCCTGGCGAGGACGTCGCCACGGTGATCGCCAATGCCGTGATCGATGGCGAACCGATGAGCGACCGCGATACCGCCGGCTATTACATCATCGTCGCCAGCGCCGGGCATGATACGACTTCCGCCTCCTCGGCGGGCGCGGTGCTGGCGCTGGCCCGCGATCCAGACCTGTTTGCCCGCGCCAAGGCGGACCGCAGCCTGCTGCCCAGCATCGTCGAGGAAGCGATCCGCTGGACCACGCCGGTGCAGCACTTCATGCGCACCGCCGCGCGCGACACCGAGCTGGGCGGCCAGCAGATCGCGCAGGGCGACTGGCTGATGCTCAACTATGTCGCAGCCAATCACGATCCTGCGCAGTTCCCCGAACCGCGCAAGTTCGACGCCACGCGCCCGGCCAACCGGCACGCCGCTTTCGGCGCAGGTTCGCACCAGTGCCTCGGCCTGCACCTCGCCCGCCTCGAAATGCGCATCCTGCTCGATGTGCTGCTCGACCGGGTGGAGAGCCTTGAACTGGCAGGAGCCCCGCGCCGCGTGAACTCCACTTTCGTCGGCGGATACAAGGCGCTGCCGCTGCGCTGGAAGGCGGCGTAA
- a CDS encoding spermidine synthase, with protein MIPREFLGTAPVPDGEELKLYKHDRDFMIVLGHNELMSTRQNGSEIALAVQSIARIAKAQRPAMLIGGYGMGFTLRAALEKLPADAHVTVAELVPEIIQWAKGPMAELEAGCLDDPRVRLVMTDVADVISANALSVGGTGYDAILLDVDNGPDGLVRTKNNRLYTMRGLRTAMDALRPGGVLAIWSAAKDANFTQRLKAAGFNVDEVEVRARTNGKGAKHVIWFASV; from the coding sequence ATGATACCACGCGAATTTCTCGGCACCGCGCCGGTGCCCGATGGCGAAGAGCTGAAGCTCTACAAGCACGACCGCGATTTCATGATCGTGCTCGGCCACAACGAACTGATGAGCACGCGGCAGAACGGTTCGGAGATCGCGCTGGCGGTGCAGAGCATCGCCCGGATCGCCAAGGCGCAGCGGCCCGCGATGCTGATTGGCGGCTATGGCATGGGCTTTACCTTGCGCGCCGCGCTGGAGAAGCTGCCGGCCGACGCGCACGTGACCGTGGCCGAGCTGGTGCCCGAGATCATCCAGTGGGCCAAGGGCCCGATGGCAGAGCTCGAAGCCGGTTGCCTCGACGATCCGCGCGTGCGGCTGGTCATGACTGACGTGGCCGACGTTATCTCCGCCAATGCGCTGTCGGTGGGCGGCACGGGATATGATGCGATCCTGCTTGATGTCGATAACGGGCCGGACGGGCTGGTGCGCACCAAGAACAACCGGCTCTACACGATGCGCGGGTTGCGCACTGCGATGGACGCCCTGCGCCCCGGCGGCGTGCTGGCGATCTGGTCGGCGGCTAAGGATGCCAATTTTACCCAGCGTCTCAAGGCGGCAGGGTTCAATGTCGATGAAGTGGAAGTGCGCGCGCGGACCAATGGCAAGGGCGCAAAGCACGTGATCTGGTTTGCCAGCGTTTGA
- a CDS encoding phytanoyl-CoA dioxygenase family protein, protein MFDLEELQRTGAVRLPHLALPLLSAIEAVTRDLPAERAGLRLNGQPGLRPLLDHRSLIGQAACHALGADAQPVRALLFDKSERTNWALGWHQDRTICVAERIETPGFGPWTNKQGMVHVAPPESILRDMVTLRIHLDAVPETNAPLLVASGSHRLGRIPERQVAAIIEQSQILTCLAERGDVWLYSTLILHASDAATQPMHRRVLQVDYSALALPNGLEWAGV, encoded by the coding sequence GTGTTTGATCTGGAAGAACTGCAGCGCACAGGCGCAGTCAGACTGCCGCATTTGGCTTTGCCGCTGCTGTCAGCCATTGAGGCTGTTACCCGCGATCTACCGGCCGAGCGCGCAGGGCTGAGATTGAACGGACAACCGGGCCTGCGGCCACTGCTCGATCATCGGAGTTTGATAGGACAAGCGGCATGTCACGCGCTTGGAGCGGATGCCCAACCTGTCCGCGCACTCCTCTTCGACAAAAGCGAACGGACGAACTGGGCCTTGGGCTGGCATCAGGACCGAACGATTTGTGTGGCCGAGAGAATCGAGACGCCCGGCTTCGGTCCTTGGACCAACAAGCAGGGCATGGTTCACGTCGCCCCGCCTGAAAGCATCTTGCGGGACATGGTCACGCTGCGCATTCATCTGGATGCCGTGCCGGAAACCAATGCGCCGTTGCTGGTTGCTTCCGGATCACATCGGCTTGGTCGAATCCCGGAACGGCAAGTGGCTGCAATCATCGAGCAAAGCCAAATCCTGACGTGCCTCGCCGAGAGGGGAGACGTCTGGCTTTATTCGACACTCATTCTTCACGCGTCAGACGCTGCCACCCAGCCGATGCATCGCCGGGTGCTGCAAGTCGATTACTCGGCCTTGGCTTTACCCAACGGCCTTGAGTGGGCCGGAGTCTGA
- a CDS encoding acetate--CoA ligase family protein: MAVVASLSQSALAHAALDRFLRPKSVAVVGASDKPGALGATLLTNLDRNGYAGAVYPVNPKRDEIMGKRCYASVDALPEGVDVAVLAIPRAGVLDAVKGLAARKCGGVVIFSAGFAEGGEEGLAEQREIARIAHEAGMVVEGPNCLGLVNYVDRIPLTFVETNAVPPAGKRAIGIVSQSGAMAAVLGTMLLARDAGVSYSVSTGNEAASGVEDYVDWLVDQDDTHVIAMIVEQFRKPQAFLAAARRAKAAGKPVVLLHPGKSSAARESAATHTGAMAGDYKLMRAMVARAGVIFAETLEELGDIAEIAVRCAALPSGKTAVLGESGAFKALTLDLAEELDLPLADLHDDDSPLLRAALPPFVPVSNPLDITAQGLSEPAIYTRCIEALLDDDRVGTVFAGIIQAEPITCKIKFPPILAAVEGKTLTKPVIFAGLDEGAEVPAERIAALRAAGIPWFPTTERALRAVTRLTHWSAQDLSANDLAPTPLPGLADVHGVIPEYKSKELLGPLGVSFPKGGFADSADAAVAAADAVGYPVAMKAQAAALGHKSDAGGVILNLADAAAVREAWDRIHANVAAYSASIRLDGVLIEAMGKRGMEMIVGAKNDPEWGPVVLAGFGGVTAEILQDVRLLTADLTQAAVEAELMKLKSAALLSGYRGSPALDVSALAALIVKVGQVLRAEPSIREIDLNPVILHPKGEGVVALDALMLVE, from the coding sequence ATGGCCGTTGTTGCGAGTCTGTCCCAAAGTGCGTTGGCCCACGCTGCGCTTGATCGTTTCCTGCGCCCGAAGTCCGTTGCCGTCGTTGGCGCATCGGACAAGCCCGGCGCGCTTGGCGCGACGCTGCTGACCAACCTCGACCGCAACGGCTATGCCGGCGCGGTCTATCCGGTGAACCCCAAGCGCGACGAGATCATGGGCAAGCGCTGCTACGCTTCGGTCGATGCGCTGCCCGAAGGCGTGGACGTGGCCGTGCTGGCGATCCCGCGCGCGGGCGTGCTCGATGCGGTTAAGGGTCTGGCGGCGCGCAAGTGCGGCGGCGTGGTGATCTTCTCCGCGGGCTTTGCCGAGGGCGGCGAGGAAGGCCTTGCCGAACAGCGCGAAATTGCGCGTATCGCGCATGAGGCGGGCATGGTCGTCGAAGGGCCGAACTGCCTGGGCCTTGTCAACTATGTCGATCGCATTCCGCTGACCTTCGTCGAAACCAACGCCGTGCCGCCGGCGGGCAAGCGGGCGATCGGCATCGTCTCGCAATCGGGCGCGATGGCGGCTGTGCTGGGCACGATGCTGCTCGCGCGGGATGCGGGCGTGTCCTACTCGGTCTCGACCGGGAACGAGGCGGCGAGCGGGGTCGAGGATTACGTCGACTGGCTGGTCGATCAGGACGACACGCACGTGATCGCCATGATCGTCGAACAGTTCCGCAAGCCGCAGGCGTTCCTCGCCGCGGCGCGGCGCGCCAAGGCAGCCGGCAAGCCGGTGGTCCTGCTCCACCCGGGCAAGTCCAGCGCGGCGCGCGAATCCGCTGCCACGCACACCGGCGCCATGGCGGGCGACTACAAGCTGATGCGGGCCATGGTCGCACGCGCCGGCGTGATCTTTGCCGAAACGCTCGAAGAACTGGGCGACATTGCCGAGATCGCGGTGCGTTGTGCGGCGCTGCCTTCGGGCAAGACGGCGGTGCTGGGCGAATCCGGCGCGTTCAAGGCGCTGACGCTCGACCTCGCCGAAGAGCTCGACCTGCCGCTGGCCGATCTGCACGACGACGATTCGCCGCTATTGCGCGCGGCGCTGCCGCCGTTCGTGCCCGTCTCCAATCCGCTCGACATCACCGCGCAGGGGCTTTCGGAGCCCGCGATCTACACCCGCTGCATCGAGGCGCTGCTTGACGACGACCGCGTCGGTACGGTCTTCGCCGGGATCATCCAGGCCGAACCCATCACCTGCAAGATCAAGTTCCCGCCGATCCTTGCCGCTGTAGAAGGCAAGACGCTCACCAAGCCGGTGATCTTCGCCGGGCTCGACGAAGGCGCCGAAGTCCCGGCCGAGCGCATCGCCGCGCTGCGGGCGGCGGGCATTCCATGGTTCCCGACCACCGAGCGCGCCCTGCGTGCCGTGACCCGGTTGACGCACTGGTCCGCGCAGGACCTCTCCGCCAACGATCTTGCCCCAACGCCACTGCCCGGCCTCGCCGATGTTCATGGCGTGATCCCGGAATACAAGTCCAAGGAACTGCTCGGTCCGCTGGGCGTGAGCTTCCCCAAGGGCGGCTTTGCCGACAGCGCCGATGCCGCGGTCGCGGCTGCCGATGCCGTCGGCTATCCGGTGGCGATGAAGGCGCAGGCGGCAGCCCTCGGCCACAAGAGCGATGCCGGCGGCGTGATCCTCAACCTCGCCGATGCCGCTGCGGTGCGCGAGGCATGGGACCGCATCCACGCCAATGTCGCCGCCTATTCCGCGTCGATCCGCCTGGACGGCGTGCTGATCGAAGCGATGGGCAAGCGCGGCATGGAGATGATCGTCGGCGCAAAGAACGATCCCGAATGGGGCCCGGTCGTGCTCGCAGGCTTCGGCGGCGTGACCGCGGAAATCCTGCAAGACGTGCGCCTGCTGACCGCCGACCTGACGCAAGCGGCGGTCGAGGCCGAACTGATGAAGCTCAAGAGCGCCGCGCTGCTCAGCGGCTATCGCGGTTCACCCGCGCTGGACGTTTCGGCGCTCGCGGCCCTGATCGTAAAGGTTGGCCAGGTCCTGCGCGCCGAACCCTCGATCCGCGAGATCGACCTCAACCCGGTGATCCTGCACCCCAAGGGTGAGGGCGTGGTAGCACTCGACGCGCTGATGCTGGTGGAATGA